From Qipengyuania soli:
CATATGCCGAATTGCATACCTGGATTGTCCCCGAAGCCATGGGGCAGCGCTTGGCGTTTGCCGTGCCGGCTGACGTCGCGCTCTGGATATGTGCGGAGCCGTTCCAGTCACCCATGGCGATGGCAACACGCGCAGGCCAAGACCCGACCGTGTTGTCGACCACGTCGGGCCGCGCAACGCCATCGGTCGTCGACCAGTGGTAGTTGCTCCACGAATGGTTCGCGAGGCTTGGCCCTGCAAAAACTGCGGCAACCGCTGCTGTTGCGGTGCCGGCGGCGATAAACAACTTGTTCGGTTTCATCCCAGACCCTCCATTTGAGACGAACGGATCATGCTCGGATTGGCCAACGATAGCAAGTTGCCTGTTCCGTAAGGGAAAGTCCCGTTTCGGGACATCCAAAACGGTAGATCTCATTCGCCGTCGGTCAGGCCATGTTTCTTTATGCAGTGGCGCAGCTGGTCATAGCTGAGTCCGAGAGCCTTGGCGGTCTGGCGCTGGTTCCAGCGATGCTTACCCAATGCGTGCTCGACGATTGCGCGCTCGTGTGCATCGACTGCCGTCCGCAGGTCATCGATGGCCTCGAAATCGGTCGACGGGACGCTGGCCCTGGGAACGGGAGAAGCGGCGCTCCGCGCAGCCGCAGGCGCATTGACCGGCTTCCACGGGCTTTCGAACGGATCGAACTGGACATGGCCGATCGGCTGTTCCCAGTCGTCCCAGCGATAGACCGCGCGTTCTACGACATTGCGCAATTCACGCACGTTACCGGGCCAGTCATGTTTTTCCATCTGGTCCGCGACATGAGCGGCAAAACCCGGCCAGCCTTCCCAACCCAACTCCGCCGCCATCCTGCGCCCGAAGTAATCGGCAAGCACTTCGACATCGCCTTCGCGAACGCGCAATGGCGGCAGGGTAATGACTTCGAAGCTCAGCCGGTCGAGCAGGTCGGCACGAAATTCGCCTCGCGCGGCCTTGGCGGGCAGGTCTTCGTTTGTCGCCGCCACGATGCGGACATCGACCCGTATCGGCCTGCTCGACCCGATGCGCGTGACTTCGCCATATTCGACGGCACGCAACAAACGCTCCTGGGCCCCCATGGAGAGAGTGCCCAGTTCGTCGAGAAACAAAGTGCCCTTGTCGGCTTCCTCGAACCTACCGGCGCGCTGTCTGGTGGCACCGGTGAAGGCCCCCGCCTCATGCCCGAACAGCTCGGCCTCGATCAGTGTTTCGGGCAACGCGGCGCAGTTCAATGTGACGAGCGGTTCGTCCCAACGGGTAGACAAGCGATGCAGGCGTTCAGCGATCAGTTCCTTGCCGGTGCCACGCTCTCCGATAACCAGAACCGGGCGGCGCATCGGAGCCGCGCGACTGGCGCGCTCCACCGCGTCGAAGAACTCGGCCGACTGCCCGATAAACTGACCTTCCCGATCCATGCCCAAGAGATAGTGAAAATTACCAAGGGTTGGCAATCGGAACCAATATGCTGTTTGTCGAATAATTTCAGGAGTGGCGGAATTGCGTTGTTTTGCGAGTTTGGCACGCCCTTTGCTGAATATCCCACAACAGCAAATTCGCCCTCCGGTTCATCGGCGGGCATCAGGGAGGACCCCAAGATGTACAACCGCAGCTTCTTCCGCAGCCAGCTCGGACAAGCCGCAATTGCCAGCATCGCCGCGATGATCACTTTCGCGGTTCTGAGCTCGCAGATCGCCGTGACCGCGCCGAACCCGGCGCTGGCCGCTTACGAACAGGTCGAGATCGCATGACCCTGCCTCCCGACCATGATCCCCTTGGGCCGGAGCGCCGCTCCCCCGACAGTCCCCGCGGCTT
This genomic window contains:
- the pspF gene encoding phage shock protein operon transcriptional activator, with the protein product MDREGQFIGQSAEFFDAVERASRAAPMRRPVLVIGERGTGKELIAERLHRLSTRWDEPLVTLNCAALPETLIEAELFGHEAGAFTGATRQRAGRFEEADKGTLFLDELGTLSMGAQERLLRAVEYGEVTRIGSSRPIRVDVRIVAATNEDLPAKAARGEFRADLLDRLSFEVITLPPLRVREGDVEVLADYFGRRMAAELGWEGWPGFAAHVADQMEKHDWPGNVRELRNVVERAVYRWDDWEQPIGHVQFDPFESPWKPVNAPAAARSAASPVPRASVPSTDFEAIDDLRTAVDAHERAIVEHALGKHRWNQRQTAKALGLSYDQLRHCIKKHGLTDGE